The Oncorhynchus nerka isolate Pitt River linkage group LG13, Oner_Uvic_2.0, whole genome shotgun sequence sequence ggggtggggggtggagaggtaggggtggtggggggtggagaggtagacgtCTTTATggtggggatggagaggtagaagtctatgtaggggtgggggggtggagaggtaggggtggtggggggtggagaggtagacgtctatgtaggggtggggggtggagaggtaggggtggtgggggtggagaggtagacgtctatatggtggggggtggagaggtaggggtggtgggggatggagaggtagacgtctatatggtggggggtggagaggtaggggtggtggggggtggagaggtagacgtctatatggtgggggggtggagaggtaggggtggtgggggtggagaggtagacgtctatatggtggggggtggagaggtaggggtggtgggggatggagaggtagacgtctatatggtgggggtggagaggtaggggtggtggggggtggagaggtagacgtctatatggtgggggtggagaggtaggggtggtggggggtggagaggtagacgtctatatggtggggggtggagaggtaggggtggtggggggtggagaggtagaagtctatatgggagtggtggggagggttagaaGTGGTACGCACGTacgcactcacatacacacacacaaaaacacacttacatgcacacactaacacacacacgtacacacaaggGTGCCATCtttggttgtctgggctggttgATCATAGCAGAGACTAGGCTATATAATTGTAACCACATCCAATTAAATATCCAATTCAACCTCTATTAATCAGACCAATgatcaggagtgtgtgtgtgtgtgtgtgtgtgtgtgtgtgtgtgtgtgtgtgtgtgtgtgtgtgtgtgtgtgtgtgtgtgtgtgtgtgtgtgtgtgtgtgtcactgactCAGAGCAAGGTGTAGTGGGTGTAGTATAGAGTCATTAATTTCCAGACACGTGTCAATTTAGTACTCATAAAAATCTTATCCAGGGAAATCTTAATTTAAATGGTTTTCCTTTCAACAATTCCTCCAGGAGGACATTCTGTTGCCCTTTGTGGCCTTTCAGGATATTATTGTTTTATTAATGATATAAACTCAGTACTCCATGGTACACCAAACAAGAAATGTTTTGCTACTGGTGATAGAGTAGCACTTCATATTTGAAAGTTTGAATCGTACTGTGTGGTAATGAGTGTCCCCATTGCTGTCCCGTTGAATTGGAATTGAAAAAACCCTTTAATTGTAAACATTTGTAGTATTACATTGACATGATTTATTGGTGCAAAtcgaaaaaacacacaaacaagTTGTCCTGTATTATGTAACGATGTGCGTTGAGAGTCGGGAAGTAAGTTCAGGGAGCGATTTAATAAATTATAGAAGCAAATGAACACGAAACACAAACAACGAACCGACACGAAAACAGAgccaataacacctgaggaaagaaccaaggggaggtgacagatacagggaagataatcaaggaggtgatggagtccaggtgagtgtcgcGAGACAGAgccaataacacctgaggaaagaaccaaggggagatgacagatacagggaagataatcaaggaggtgatggagtccaggtgagtgtcatgagacaGAGCCAATAAAACCTGAGGAAAGACccagggggagggacagatatagagaagataatcaaggaggggatggagtccaggtgagtgtcatgaggcgcaggtgcgcgagagacgatggtgacaggtgtgcgggataatcagcagcctgatgacctagaggccggagggGGAGTAAACGTGACCCCCTCCCCGACGCgtggctccagccgcaggacgccgTCAAATGGGACAAACCCGGGGATCAGGAGAGGACCGGTCACCCCTGCTAATGCTCGAGAACCTGTCACCAGGGGTGCctggcgatccggctgaggcatgagaacctgacgagccggctgaggcatgagaacctgacgagccggctgaggcatgagaacctgacgagccggctgaggcatgagaacctgacgagccggctgaggcaagAGAGCCTGACGAACCGGCTGAGGCAAGAGAGCCTGACGAGCCAGTGGAAGCAGGGGTGCCAGGCGATCTGGTTGAAGCATGAAAGAAggatgagccggctgaggcaggggagcctggcgatctggttgaggcatgagagcctgtaaCAGTTCCCAGACCCGACGTCATTACACTAccacaaaaaaatgtaataaaaaaacaGTGCCTGATGCCTCCCTTAGGTGAGGTGTCATTCTGTAACGGCgtgcgctgagagtcaggaagcaagttcagggagtgtttCAATAAATAAAAGACACAATAAACAcgaagaaaaaaacaacaacgcCAGACCCATGTTATATAACTAACACCAGGCCCATGTTATATAACTAACACCAGGCCCATGTTATATAACTAACACCAGGCCCATGTTATATCACCAGGCCCATGTTATATCACCAGGCCCATGTTATATCACTAACACCAGACCCATGTTATATAACTAACACCAGACCCATGTTATATAACTAACACCAGACCCATGTTATATAACTAACACCAGGCCCATGTTATATCACTAACACCAGGCCCATGTTATATAACTAACACCAGGCCCATGTTATATCACTAACACCAGGCCCATGTTATATAACTAACACCAGACCCATGTTATATAACTAACACCAGACCCATGTTATATAACTAACACCAGGCCCATGTTATATAACTAACACCAGACCCATGTTATATCACTAACACCAGACCCATGTTATATCACTAACACCAGACCCATGTTATATAACTaacaccaggaccatgttatatAACTaacaccaggaccatgttatatAACTAACACCAGACCCATGTTATATAACTAACACCAGGCCCATGTTATATAACTAACACCAGACCCATGTTATATAACTAACACCAGGCCCATGTTATATCACCAGGCCCATGTTATATCACTAACACCAGACCCATGTTATATAACTAACACCAGACCCATGTTATATCACCAGGCCCATGTTATATCACTAACACCAGACCCATGTTATATCACTAACACCAGACCCATGTTATATCACCAGGCCCATGTTATATCACTAACACCAGACCCATGTTATATCACCAGGCCCATGTTATATCACCAGGCCCATGTTATATCACTAACACCAGACCCATGTTATATCACTAACACCAGACCCATGTTATATAACTAACACCAGGCCCATGTTATATCACTAACACCAGACCCATGTTATATAACTAACACCAGGCCCATGTTATATCACTAACACCAGACCCATGTTATATCACTAACACCAGACCCATGTTATATCACTAACACCAGACCCATGTTATATAACTAACACCAGGCCCATGTTATATCACTAACACCAGGCCCATGTTATATCACTAACACCAGACCCATGTTATATAACTAACACCAGGCCCATGTTATATCACTAACACCAGACCCATGTTATATCACTaacaccaggaccatgttatatcactaacaccaggaccatgttatatCACCAGGCCCATGTTATATCACCAGGCCGTTATATCACCAGGCCCATGTTATATCACCAGGCCCATGTTATATCACCAGGCCCATGTTATATCACCAGGCCCATGTTATATCACCAGGCCCATGTTATATCACTAACACCAGGCCCATGTTATATCACCAGGCCCATGTTATATCACCAGGCCCATGTTATATCACCAGGCCCATGTTATATCACCAGGCCCATGTTATATCACCAGGCCCATGTTATATCACCAGGCCCATGTTATATCACCAGGCCCATGTTATATCACCAGGCCCATGTTATATCACCAGGCCCATGTTATATCACCAGGCCCATGTTATATCACCAGGCCCATGTTATATCACCAGGCCCATGTTATATCACCAGGCCCATGTTATATCACCAGGCCCATGTTATATCACTAACACCAGGCCCATGTTATATCACCAGGCCCATGTTATATCACCAGGCCCATGTTATATCACCAGGCCCATGTTATATCACTAACACCAGACCCATGTTATATCACCAGGCCCATGTTATATCACCAGGCCCATGTTATATCACTAACACCAGGCCCATGTTATATCACCAGGCCCATGTTATATCACCAGGCCCATGTTATATCACCAGGCCCATGTTATATCACCAGGCCCATGTTATATCACTAACACCAGACCCATGTTATATCACCAGGCCCATGTTATATCACCAGGCCCATGTTATATCACCAGGCCCATGTTATATCACTAACACCAGACCCATGTTATATAACTAACACCAGGCCCATGTTATATCACCAGGCCCATGTTATATCACCAGGCCCATGTTATATCACTAACACCAGACCCATGTTATATCACCAGGCCCATGTTATATAACTAACACCAGACCCATGTTATATAACTATCACCAGGCCCATGTTATATCACCAGGCCCATGTTATATCACCAGGCCCATGTTATATCACTAACACCAGGCCCATGTTATATCACCAGGCCCATGTTATATCACCAGGCCCATGTTATATCACTAACACCAGACCCATGTTATATCACCAGACCCATGCTGCTCCAGATATTCATGTTATCTGGAGTGTTACGCATAATATTGGACATGTTAAATAATCCATCTAACAGATAACAGATAGAATAATCATGTATTGAATTTCACAGATAGAATAACAATGTATTTAATCACAATATAACAGATAGGATGACCCTGTAATTAATCTCCATATAACATATATGATGACCCAGTATTTAACCTCTATCCAACAGATAGGGTAACCATGTACAGTATTTAGTCCACAGCTCCAcaatacaggtggagagggagtTGCTAAATATAGTCCCAGCTGTAAACCAATCACATAAATGAAAGCACGACATGGTGAGTGAAAACAGACTTTGTAATGTAATCTACATGATGGTTTAGGAGGGTACgtgactgactgtctgaatgcTCTTGTTGTTGACCATGACCAGGGATATTCATGgaggttgggtgtgtgtgtgtgtgtgcgtgcatgcatgtgtatgcgtgcatgcgtgcgcgcgtgtgtgtgtgcgtgcgtgtgtgtctgtgtgtgtctgtgtgtgtctgtgtgtgtctgtgtgtgtctgtgtgtctgtgtgtgtctgtgtgtctgtgtgtgtctgtgtgtctgtgtgtgtctgtgtgtgtctgtgtgtgtatgtgtgtctgtgtgtgtctgtgtgtatctgtgtgtgtctgtgtgt is a genomic window containing:
- the LOC135574816 gene encoding tyrosine-protein phosphatase non-receptor type 23-like; translated protein: MPQPDRQAPLPQPAHPSFMLQPDRLAPLLPLARQALLPQPVRQALLPQPARQVLMPQPARQVLMPQPARQVLMPQPARQVLMPQPDRQAPLVTGSRALAGVTGPLLIPGFVPFDGVLRLEPRVGEGVTFTPPPASRRLPLHPPTPIPLHPHHIDVYLSTPTTPTSPPPHPYIDFYLYTPHHIDVYLSTPHHPYLSTPHHIDVYLSTPTTPTSPPPTI